The sequence TTCAGGAGTCAGAGAGAGAAAGAAATCAGCATAGATGGTAAAAAGCTTCAGTAGAGGAGGGGCCGAATTGTAGCCAAGAAGGCTGTCCACAGTTGCAGGGTCTGTGAAGATCTGAGTCTGTTTCAGCAGCTTTTCACGTGCCTTGTCACTAAGGGATTCAGGTTCTGGTTTTTTATTCTCTTTTGCCGATACTGTCTGGTTCTCTTTGACCAATGCCATGGATTCTTTGTTTTCAATTGCCACTGCACCTTCAAGGACTGTGAGTTCTACGACTCCATCATAGCTGACAATGAAGTCCGTTCCCCGGACTTCCATGGTTGTAAGACCAGCCTGTACGGAGAACTCATCATCCTCACTATCAAGACTGGCAACCACAGCTCTGATCTTACCGGAGGCAAGTTCAATTCTATTCTCTTCTATCATTCCTTCCTGAGCGGCAGAATGAATAATTACTTCTGAATTTTCAATAATCTTCAGTATGGATGAACCGGGAAGTACAATCTCTGCATAGGATTTTTTTGCTGTTGATAAGATGGTTCCTTCATCGAGAATGTCTCCGAAATTAAGGAGACGATCATTTCCGTTTGATGAGGCATTCACTTCACCTTCCACATAACTCAATGTTGCTCTGGATTCTCTCTTATCCTGTGCTGCCAGCTCCTGGTAAATGATAGATGCCTGTTCAAGGCTTCCTGTTTTAGGGGATGGCATTTTTTCAATGATAGCACTGTGTATGTCAGGAATTATGTCCTCTAACTCTGAGGCCAGCTTTTTTATTTCTGTATTGAGTTCAGAGCTGAGGCTGACGGACACACTTATTTTTTCATCAAGAAACTGAAAGTTCTGGATGTGGCTTCCAGGGCTGATGTCTTTCATTATGTCATCCAGGTTTACGGTGAAACTCATGGTTTCAAGATCAAATTCAGCCTCTTTTCCCTTAAGAAGGTTCTCCGTATTCAGGGATGATTTGACGGCCTGGATTTTTGTCAGCAATTTGACCGGTATGGGCATGCGTCCAATTTTTATTGACTCAAGCTGCAGTTTCAATTCTCTTGTATCGCTGAGGGATGCTGAGATTGATGCTTCAACTGCCGCTTTTATGGTTTTCCCTTTGGAGGAGAGGGGGTTAATCAGGGCGGCACCAATAAGAAATGATAACTCATTCTTTTCTAATGTCAGATCACTTCCTGCAATCTGGAAATCTGTACTCTCTTCATTAAACAGCTGAAAACCTTTGGCTATGTTTTTCTCAAGCCAGTCTTCATGAAATATTATACTGGTGCTGCTTATCTCAATCCCTTCGCTGGAGACTACCGTCTTTTCGCCGGTAATTCTATTCCATCGGGCAGTGCCGGGCTGCAGCATCATCACTATGGCTACAGGGATTCCAATAATAATAAGGAGAATGATCAGGACGACAAGTCCAGCTTTTGAACGTTTCTTTGTATTACTCATTTTTGTATTGTAATTCAATTATTAGAGTAATGGAAGTTCAGTAATATTAGAAGTGAAAGAACAGACCGAGAGAGGTCTGTCTATCTATCCTCGATAGGCAGATAAATACTGAAGGTGGTCCCCTGGTCTTTCTTCGTTGTGAACTCGACCCGGCCACCCAGAATCTTTTCTCCAAAGAGTTTCATACCGTAGGTTCCCAGTCCTCTGCCGGTTTCAGATTTTGTACTGAAATTCCTCTGAAAGACACGAAGAGCTACTTCCTCAGGGATATGCTGGCTGTTCCATACTGAAAAATTGATGCCGTCATCTTTCAACGCCGTCGATAGACATACTTTCTCTCCGGGAGCTGATGCCTCAAAGGCATTGGTCAGCATATTTGTCAGAACCCTCAGCAGGAGTGTACTGTTTGTAAATAGGGTCCGGTTTGTCCCTTGCCTGTCTATATGGAAAATCTTACCTCTGCTGCTGGGATGGGATTCAAATAAGCCTTCAAGTGAATCACATATTTCCCGAACCGTGTATTCATCACGTCGGGTAAGAGTTTCATAGCCCTTGTTTTCACAGAGTATTTTATGAACTGAGACCTCTTCCACCAGGCGCTTGATCACCTGATTTAAGAGCTGAGCCTCATGACTGCTGTCATTAACATTATTTTTAAGTTTCAGCATTTCCGAACTGCCCATTACCGAACCGATCACATTATTCAGGTCATGAAAGAAGGCCCGTTCCATCGCCTGCCAGCGTTCTTCAGCACTGATGTCCTGGAGAAAGAGGAGCAGAAAGCCCTTCCCTTCTATATCTATGGGGCAGGAACGGATAGAAAAACTGAGATCCAGTTTTTTTCCGTTATCATCTTTCTCTATATGGCACTTCTCTTCGGAAATATTTTTAGTTTCCAGACTGGAGATCATTGCGATTACTGCACCGCAGCTTGAGCAGTATTTACTTGTGCCGCAGCCGCCGGGCATCTCTCTCGCATGAGGACAGTCCAGGGCTTCACCAAGACGTTGGCCAAGAATGCACTGGATGTCAGGTACTCCCAGAGTTTTCAGGAGTGTCGCATTGGCAGTGATGATCTGTCTCTTGTTGTTGAGTACGGCCAGCAGTCCGCCCACTGACGTGAGTATGGAATCGATGACTGGATTATGGGTAATCACTTCAAGATCTGTCTGAACCTTCTCGTCACTGTCCCTCAAAGCCGGTGCGAAAAAACTAGGCAGTAATTCAGTCATTGAGGACTCCCTTTTTATATCCTTGTACTGTTTAAATAATAAGGAAAGTTATGACTATTGTAAAGAAATAATGAACAGTTAATCTCCAATATGAGCTTCTTTTTATTCAAAAGCTGACGTTTGGTTTTTTTGTGCTACAATTTATATAAGAGGTGTGCATATGCATAAAACAAAAACAGATGATCTAAGCAGTAATGCTCTGTCGATTATTTTCAGCAATCTGGCAAAGGCATCAGAAAAACAGCAGAAGTATGAACTTCAGACCGCTTATTCGGGACTCACAGATGAGTATAGAGAAAGTAAAAATGGGGCTGATCTTGCATCAATAAAAGAGGATCTGGCAAAAACTCTGGCAGAGGATTATCCAGATGTTCAGGCAGAGGCAAAAGCTCTTAATGACCGTGGTGTACAAAGAGCTTTAGTATGGGGACAGAAAGTGACAACCATACAGAAGAGTCTGATTGATCGTTATCTGTCCAAAGGGGAAGCCCTGACAGAGGGTAAGGATATTTATATATGTGAGGCCTGCGGATTTATCTATCTGGGCATAGATATACCAGCACTCTGTCCGGTCTGCAAGGCTCCGCCATCCCGGTTTTCAAAGATTTAGTGTCCCAGTCATATAAGGAAAAAAAAATGTATGCATCAAGAAATATAAGCTTATGTACCAAGGACTGTCTCTGTCTCTTTATCTGTCCCACTGGGGCCACGGATACAGAAAATGGTCAGATTGATAAAACACAATGCATTGACGGCTGCCGTATGTGTGTAGATGCCTGTCCGTCTCATGCTATTTCTCTTGTTTTTGAGGAGTACCCTGAACCAAAAGCTAAAGATACACAGCTTGTGGGTTCCATGCTCTCTTTTCTGGAGAAGAAGAGTTCTCTGGAAGCTCTTGCCGCCGGGCTTGCCGAAAGCAGCTCAGATCCGGGTGCTCAGAAACTGGCAAAGGCTCTTCAGCGTTCTTTCCGTATTCTGGGTGAGGACTGTGCAAGAGAGGGCGGATTTATGCTGCCTCAGTGTAATCCGGTTCGTGATCTGAAAAAGGATCTGGATATTATTGATATTGAAGAATAATTCAGTAAAGAATCAAGAGTGCAGCAACATTATCTCAGACCAGAGAACCGATCGGTTTCGACCGGTTTCTTTGGCTTCATATAGAGCAGAGTCTGCATTCTGAAGTAGTACTTCTGTATTCAATCCAGTAATGTCTGGAGTTGAGTGTACACCAAAGCTGGCGGTTACTTTTATTTTATCACCGCCGATATCAATCACCAGTCTTTCAATGGATGTCCTGAGACGCTCGGCAATGGAATAAGTCTCTGCTCCGTTAGACTGAGGACAAATAATACAGAACTCCTCCCCGCCATATCTACCTGAGATTTCGCTTGTACGAAGATTCTCTCTGATACAGGCCGCAACACTTATGAGTACTTTATCACCTGCAAGATGACCATATCTGTCATTCACAAGTTTGAAATAATCGAGATCAAGAATGATGATTCCTATGTCAGTGGCATTTCGCTGTGCAATCTCAATTTCCCGGTTCGCCAGGTTTATCAGTTGACGCCTATTGAACATTGATGTCAATTCATCATATATCGCCTGCCGCTCCAACTCATTCATCAATTTAACAACTTCGGTGTTTTCGTTGATTAAAAAGGCGTAACCGTGTATTTCCTCGTTTCTGTTGAGGACGTGGGATACTGTGAACTTATAGGATTTATTATTCCAGTCAAAATGATGTGTTCTTTTATGAATATCAATATCATCAAAGATAGTTTTTGACATTATAAATTGTGAAAACTCTGATTTACAGCAGAAAGGGAATCCTATTTTCAAGTCACTGAGAAGTTCACTTTTTTTCCCTGCGTTGTTTATATCCTGTACATTTTTATCCTTATCCAGGATGAGGAGAATATCATGAATACTGTCAACAGCCATCCAACGGGCAGCACGGACAAGATCCAGCATCTGAAATCTGAACAGAGCAATACTGAGAAGAATCCCCATTAAAAGCATCACAAAAGGCTGCAGATCCAGATAGGAGTTAACCGATCGTTCCGGCTGTAGTATGGCGTTGACTGTGGGCATTACGCTGGCGATAAATATCAGAATAGCCTGTTTCTGAACAGTCCCTCTGGTTCTCAGCAGGTACACCAGAAGCAATATCTCTGCTGCCAGTGATGTCCCTATAAGATAAATTTGCTGAACCGCATACCAGCTCCCACCCTCATATCTGATGAGAGGGAAATGATCGCCCTCTACCAGATAATAACTTCGATAAAGAAGTGTGTGAGAATCTATGGTCAGACCTAAGGCCGCAATAATTACAGGGATGATAAAAAGGAGGAAATAGTAAATACTTTTAATTGGTTTCTGTCTGATAAAGCGCAGTACAAACAGTAGAAATATGGGAGCCGTAAAAGTGGTCCATAAAAATTGGAAGCGTATAAAATTAAGAATCCGTTCAATTGTGACAGCATTGATTTCGAAGGCATATCCAAGGCTGTACATAGCAATGGTAAACATGAAAATACTAAACTCAATTGCTCCCGATACCTGTCTTCGAAAGAAAGAATATGCAGACAAATATAACGCAAGTACAGAAGAGGAGATGATTAGGATTGCCCAGAGAACAGATATTTCAGTAAAAAACAAAAGCCCTCTCTTTTATGAATTTTTTCGAATCAGCATCGACGTACAAATTGTAACCCATTAGGAAACGGTTGTTAATCCTTTTTTTTGGTCAGAAGTGAATTTATATTATTTATAGTAGAATTATACTATACACCTTTTTAAGTAGATCCATATAAAGATTTTAACTATATTCATTTTTCTTTTTGCCGTGTTTATTGTTTTTGCTCAGAAAAATAAAACTGCTGAGGCTGCTCCTGCCGTCAGCTGAGTCTTGAGCTTGTGTGTTTAATTTGCCGGAGGCCTTCAGGGGCTTCCGGATTTTTCATTTATAAAATTGGTATTAATTTCGAAAATCGGCCTTTTTGAATTTGACAATACTGTGCATGACACAGTATTGTGTAGGTATGAATACCGTTAGCAACGCATTACAGGGTCGATTTAAACAGGATATGAAGAGAGGAGTACTCTCTTTAGCCGTTATGAGCCGTCTGGGAGAGGAGCATTACGGATATTCCCTTATCCGTGAGCTTGAGGCAGAAGGTTTTTCCCTCTCTCAGGATACCCTCTATCCTCTGCTGCGCCGCTGGGAAGACCAGGGCATTGTGGAGAGTGAATGGAAGATGGAGGAGTCCCGCCCCCGGCGCTACTATAAGCTCAGTTCGAAGGGATTCGAGCTGTATGAAACCCTGAAGCTTGAATGGAGAGGTCTCGATTCAACCATAAGGAGTTTGATCAAATGACTATGACTGCAAAGGCCGAAGCATGGCTGTACCGTTACGAAAGAGTTCTGTCCCGCCACCTCCCCCTGAAAGGGAGACAGGATATTCAGAAAGAATTTCATTCCAATCTACTGGATGAACTTGAAGATCGTTATGAGGGCGGTGAAGTGGATGAGGAGTTGATGAAGGAATACCTTCAGTCCTTAGGTGCTCCCCGCTGCAAGGCTGCAAGCTACAAGTCTGAACCCTTTCTTTTCAATCCCGGGCTGTATCCCTTTTTCAAGATGGTCAGCAGCATTGTTCTTCTGGTTCTGGTTCTGGTCCTTGTCGTGACCAATGCAATAGATCTCGGAATGAACGGGGTCTCCTTTATGGCTGTCCTGAAAGTATTCGGGGAGTTATTCAGCGCTCTGACTTCCGCCCTTGGATCTCTTCTTATTGTCTTTTTTATTATAGGGCACTGTGTTCCCGATGAAAAATGGACGGATCCTCTGGATGAAGAGAGCTGGACCGTAGATCTCCTTCCGGAGAAGGAGTTTCCCGTTCAGATAAAACTTGCTGACCATATTGTTGAGATTGTAATGACGCTTATCGCTATAGTCCTTTTCACTTTTTTCAGGGATATCATCGGCATTCATATTTTCAGTGACGGAACCCACCGTTTTATTCCTGTTCTGGCTGAGGCCTTCTGGAGTCTGGTTCCACTTATGATGATTCGCTGGTTTCTGGGACTTATTTTTAATGGATTGATGGTTTGGAAGAGGAGCTGGTCTCTTCCTCTCAGACTTAGTGATCTACTGCTGCGGGCCTATTCCCTGGCAGTGACTATTCTTTTGTTTAAGATAGGGTTTGCCAATCTCTTCCTTATAGACGAACTTCAGGCGCAGGGATGGGATAAGATTGTGGGTGTATTCAGGGTTCTTTTCCCGATTCTCATGATCCTGGCAATATTCGGTACGGTAGTAGAGATTATTCAGAAGGTGGTTGCCCTCTATCAGGAACCAATAGAGAAGAAGGACTGAATTATGGAGAGGCTCAGA comes from Oceanispirochaeta sp. M1 and encodes:
- a CDS encoding FecR domain-containing protein, with translation MSNTKKRSKAGLVVLIILLIIIGIPVAIVMMLQPGTARWNRITGEKTVVSSEGIEISSTSIIFHEDWLEKNIAKGFQLFNEESTDFQIAGSDLTLEKNELSFLIGAALINPLSSKGKTIKAAVEASISASLSDTRELKLQLESIKIGRMPIPVKLLTKIQAVKSSLNTENLLKGKEAEFDLETMSFTVNLDDIMKDISPGSHIQNFQFLDEKISVSVSLSSELNTEIKKLASELEDIIPDIHSAIIEKMPSPKTGSLEQASIIYQELAAQDKRESRATLSYVEGEVNASSNGNDRLLNFGDILDEGTILSTAKKSYAEIVLPGSSILKIIENSEVIIHSAAQEGMIEENRIELASGKIRAVVASLDSEDDEFSVQAGLTTMEVRGTDFIVSYDGVVELTVLEGAVAIENKESMALVKENQTVSAKENKKPEPESLSDKAREKLLKQTQIFTDPATVDSLLGYNSAPPLLKLFTIYADFFLSLTPEEQEELELIVNEYIEEHPELMRDLVQFAEEQGWMEEEIDS
- a CDS encoding sensor histidine kinase; this encodes MTELLPSFFAPALRDSDEKVQTDLEVITHNPVIDSILTSVGGLLAVLNNKRQIITANATLLKTLGVPDIQCILGQRLGEALDCPHAREMPGGCGTSKYCSSCGAVIAMISSLETKNISEEKCHIEKDDNGKKLDLSFSIRSCPIDIEGKGFLLLFLQDISAEERWQAMERAFFHDLNNVIGSVMGSSEMLKLKNNVNDSSHEAQLLNQVIKRLVEEVSVHKILCENKGYETLTRRDEYTVREICDSLEGLFESHPSSRGKIFHIDRQGTNRTLFTNSTLLLRVLTNMLTNAFEASAPGEKVCLSTALKDDGINFSVWNSQHIPEEVALRVFQRNFSTKSETGRGLGTYGMKLFGEKILGGRVEFTTKKDQGTTFSIYLPIEDR
- a CDS encoding rubredoxin-like domain-containing protein, which codes for MHKTKTDDLSSNALSIIFSNLAKASEKQQKYELQTAYSGLTDEYRESKNGADLASIKEDLAKTLAEDYPDVQAEAKALNDRGVQRALVWGQKVTTIQKSLIDRYLSKGEALTEGKDIYICEACGFIYLGIDIPALCPVCKAPPSRFSKI
- a CDS encoding 4Fe-4S ferredoxin, which codes for MYASRNISLCTKDCLCLFICPTGATDTENGQIDKTQCIDGCRMCVDACPSHAISLVFEEYPEPKAKDTQLVGSMLSFLEKKSSLEALAAGLAESSSDPGAQKLAKALQRSFRILGEDCAREGGFMLPQCNPVRDLKKDLDIIDIEE
- a CDS encoding diguanylate cyclase, which translates into the protein MFFTEISVLWAILIISSSVLALYLSAYSFFRRQVSGAIEFSIFMFTIAMYSLGYAFEINAVTIERILNFIRFQFLWTTFTAPIFLLFVLRFIRQKPIKSIYYFLLFIIPVIIAALGLTIDSHTLLYRSYYLVEGDHFPLIRYEGGSWYAVQQIYLIGTSLAAEILLLVYLLRTRGTVQKQAILIFIASVMPTVNAILQPERSVNSYLDLQPFVMLLMGILLSIALFRFQMLDLVRAARWMAVDSIHDILLILDKDKNVQDINNAGKKSELLSDLKIGFPFCCKSEFSQFIMSKTIFDDIDIHKRTHHFDWNNKSYKFTVSHVLNRNEEIHGYAFLINENTEVVKLMNELERQAIYDELTSMFNRRQLINLANREIEIAQRNATDIGIIILDLDYFKLVNDRYGHLAGDKVLISVAACIRENLRTSEISGRYGGEEFCIICPQSNGAETYSIAERLRTSIERLVIDIGGDKIKVTASFGVHSTPDITGLNTEVLLQNADSALYEAKETGRNRSVLWSEIMLLHS
- a CDS encoding PadR family transcriptional regulator, coding for MNTVSNALQGRFKQDMKRGVLSLAVMSRLGEEHYGYSLIRELEAEGFSLSQDTLYPLLRRWEDQGIVESEWKMEESRPRRYYKLSSKGFELYETLKLEWRGLDSTIRSLIK